In a single window of the Drosophila subpulchrella strain 33 F10 #4 breed RU33 chromosome X, RU_Dsub_v1.1 Primary Assembly, whole genome shotgun sequence genome:
- the LOC119556639 gene encoding LOW QUALITY PROTEIN: membrane metallo-endopeptidase-like 1 (The sequence of the model RefSeq protein was modified relative to this genomic sequence to represent the inferred CDS: deleted 2 bases in 1 codon), whose protein sequence is MWIACLLFVPICAAATTRKVGPEANPNTRLMDNILSYMQEDASACDNYFEHACGKYAARHIDDPFTEITQMLDHKVNQKLVQLMADLHQGSQAPGFDASSVEAKVLRFYLNCRDAPISTRGAEKYLRRAPPDEGLTWPQFSHRWTPWPEDQFKWLKTLGYLHRYGLSNVFVDMTVAPNFENSSEFVLTLGMPSFKGEAHHLPSFVNTLATLRAMGVPSDSVKPLARKIRSLERTVLVLTESQNDDDSEFLSVDQLRRVTRQDWQGFVELVVGHSITPDFRVQVENLPYLNALRRLMNSTDAQTVVHYIMTRFVLYLLEDSMNSSEPIECIKDVRRSMGLASNLIYKERFLDPGTLPQYTQQVMEVFEQLRRQFLLQIDENRLGLTGEQNRVIAMKARNIVVNIGNMPRGLDLRSFVSRHYADLVFPSAGLDYSREHLKLLEFRTRKKMEQLNHPSPSADEYFYLADPDTAMSSSPYYLVNQNTIIVPHGSLQEPFFVPDSHGVFKYSLLGFVLAHELIHSVDTTGLLFDSHGNLHDVGPDILNSPRFEAGLQCMKRTKTPYLDERIADIAGLDLAYSAYFQNTNHRNYSDFTDIPPQQIFFLNLAQFFCGDGDPSNFVDHDNDQMRLQQMLNGFAPFHRAFGCQGRFQSEKCQLW, encoded by the exons ATGTGGATCGCCTGCCTGTTGTTTGTTCCCATTTGTGCTGCTGCCACAACGCGAAAAGTCGGTCCCGAGGCCAATCCCAACACCCGGCTGATGGACAACATCCTCAGCTATATGCAAGAGGATGCCAGTGCATGCGACAATTATTTCGAGCACGCTTGCGGCAAGTATGCTGCGCGTCATATCGACGATCCCTTCACCGAGATCACACAGATGCTGGACCACAAGGTCAACCAGAAGCTGGTCCAACTAATGGCCGATCTCCACCAGGGCTCCCAGGCGCCAGGCTTCGACGCGTCGAGCGTGGAGGCCAAGGTCCTGCGCTTCTACCTCAACTGCCGCGATGCCCCAATAAGCACACGCGGGGCAGAAAAGTACCTGAGACGGGCTCCTCCGGACGAGGGACTCACATGGCCGCAGTTCAGCCACCGTTGGACACCCTGGCCCGAGGATCAGTTCAAGTGGTTGAAGACCCTTGGTTATCTCCACCGCTACGGCCTCAGCAATGTTTTTGTGGACATGACGGTGGCCCCGAATTTCGAGAACAGCAGTGAGTTCGTATTGACCCTGGGTATGCCCAGTTTCAAGGGAGAAGCGCATCACTTGCCCAGTTTCGTTAACACACTTGCAACGCTTCGGGCCATGGGAGTGCCTTCGGATAGTGTAAAACCCCTCGCGCGGAAGATAAGAAGTTTGGAAAGAACTGTACTGGTCTTAACTGAGTCTCAGAACGACGATGATAGCGAATTCCTGAGTGTGGATCAGTTGCGACGCGTAACACGCCAGGATTGGCAGGGGTTCGTAGAGCTAGTAGTTGGTCACAGTATCACCCCTGACTTCCGCGTGCAAGTGGAGAACTTACCCTACTTAAACGCCCTGAGGCGCCTGATGAACTCCACAGACGCCCAGACGGTAGTTCACTATATCATGACCAGATTCGTGCTCTACCTCCTGGAGGACTCCATGAACAGCAGTGAGCCCATCGAGTGCATAAAGGATGTGCGCCGTAGCATGGGTCTGGCCTCAAACCTCATCTACAAGGAGCGTTTCTTGGAC CCCGGTACTCTGCCGCAGTACACCCAGCAAGTAATGGAGGTCTTCGAGCAATTGCGTCGCCAGTTCCTGCTACAGATCGATGAAAACCGCCTTGGGCTGACCGGCGAGCAGAACAGGGTGATAGCCATGAAGGCTCGGAATATCGTCGTAAACATTGGCAACATGCCCAGGGGCCTTGACCTTCGTAGCTTTGTTAGCAGGCACTATGCGGACCTGGTGTTTCCGTCGGCAGGCTTAGACTACAGTCGGGAGCATCTCAAACTACTGGAGTTTCGCACCAGAAAGAAAATGGAACAACTTAACCATCCATCGCCAAGTGCCGATGAATACTTCTATTTAGCGGATCCGGATACGGCCATGAGCTCTAGCCCATACTATTTAGTGAACCAAAATACCATTATCGTGCCACACGGATCTCTGCAGGAGCCGTTCTTTGTACCGGACAGCCATGGGGTGTTCAAGTACAGCCTGCTGGGGTTCGTTCTCGCTCATGAGCTGATCCATTCCGTGGACACCACCGGACTCCTATTCGACAGCCACGGAAACCTTCACGACGTTGGCCCAGACATATTGAACTCGCCGCGGTTCGAGGCAGGTCTGCAGTGCATGAAGCGTACCAAGACGCCGTACCTTGACGAGCGTATTGCGGATATTGCCGGGCTAGATCTCGCCTACTCCGCCTACTTCCAGAACACCAACCACAGAAACTATTCAGACTTTACCGACATTCCCCCGCAGCAGATCTTCTTTCTCAACCTGGCTCAGTTCTTCTGCGGAGACGGCGACCCAAGTAACTTCGTTGATCACGACAACGACCAGATGCGCTTGCAGCAAATGCTGAACGGGTTCGCCCCGTTCCATAGGGCTTTTGGATGTCAAGGCAGATTTCAGTCCGAAAAGTGTCAGCTGTGGTAA
- the LOC119556640 gene encoding GTP-binding nuclear protein Ran-like produces MAQEGQDLPTFKCVLVGDGGCGKTTFVKRHMTGEFEMRYVATLGVEVHPLIFHTSRGAIRFNVWDTAGQENCLLGHDCYIQGQCAVIMFDVTSRIAYKNVPTWHLDLVSVCENIPIVLCGNKVDIKYRKVMAKNPVFHRKKNLPYYDISAKSNYNFEKPFLWLARKLVGDPDLEFLAMPALLPPEIQMDKDWQAQIERELKEAQATALTDEDEDI; encoded by the coding sequence ATGGCTCAGGAAGGTCAAGATCTACCCACATTCAAGTGCGTTCTcgtcggcgatggcggctgcGGGAAGACGACCTTTGTAAAGCGCCACATGACCGGAGAGTTTGAAATGAGGTACGTGGCCACATTAGGCGTGGAGGTGCATCCATTGATCTTCCACACAAGTCGCGGCGCCATCCGCTTCAACGTGTGGGACACCGCTGGCCAGGAGAACTGCTTACTGGGCCACGACTGTTACATCCAGGGCCAGTGCGCTGTCATTATGTTCGACGTGACCTCGCGTATTGCCTACAAGAACGTTCCCACCTGGCATCTCGATCTGGTTAGCGTCTGCGAGAATATCCCGATAGTCCTCTGCGGCAACAAAGTGGACATCAAGTATCGCAAGGTGATGGCGAAAAACCCCGTCTTCCACCGCAAGAAGAACCTGCCGTATTACGACATCTCTGCCAAATCGAACTACAACTTCGAGAAACCATTCCTTTGGCTGGCGCGCAAGCTGGTTGGTGACCCCGACCTGGAGTTCCTCGCCATGCCGGCCCTGCTGCCGCCCGAGATCCAGATGGACAAGGATTGGCAGGCGCAGATCGAGCGGGAATTGAAGGAGGCTCAGGCGACCGCTCTGACCGACGAGGACGAGGATATATAG
- the LOC119556638 gene encoding membrane metallo-endopeptidase-like 1, giving the protein MWIACLLFVPICAAATTRKVGPEANPNTRLMDNILSYMQEDASACDNYFEHACGKYAARHINDPFTEITQMLDHKVNQKLVQLMADLHQGSQAPGFDASSVEAKVLRFYLNCRDAPRSTRGAEKYLRRAPPDEGLTWPQFSHRGTPWPEDQFKWLKTLGYLHRYGLSNVFVDMTVAPNFENSSEFVLTLGMPSFKGEAHHLPSFVNTLATLRAMGVPSDSVKPLARKIRSLERTVLVLTESQNDDDSEFLSVDQLRRVTRQDWQGFVELVVGHSITPDFRVQVENLPYLNALRRLMNSTDAQTVVHYIMTRFVLYLLEDSMNSSEPIECIKDVRRSMGLASNLIYKERFLDPPGTLPQYTQQVMEVFEQLRRQFLLQIDENRLGLTGEQNRVIAMKARNIVVNIGNMPRGLDLRSFVSRHYADLVFPSAGLDYSREHLKLLEFRTRKKMEQLNHPSPSADEYFYLADPDTAMSSSPYYLVNQNTIIVPHGSLQEPFFVPDSHGVFKYSLLGFVLAHELIHSVDTTGLLFDSHGNLHDVGPDILNSPRFEAGLQCMKRTKTPYLDERIADIAGLDLAYSAYFQNTNHRNYSDFTDIPPQQIFFLNLAQFFCGDGDPSNFVDHDNDQMRLQQMLNGFAPFHRAFGCQGRFQSEKCQLW; this is encoded by the coding sequence ATGTGGATCGCCTGCCTGTTGTTTGTTCCCATTTGTGCTGCTGCCACAACGCGAAAAGTCGGTCCCGAGGCCAATCCCAACACCCGGCTGATGGACAACATCCTCAGCTATATGCAAGAGGATGCCAGTGCATGCGACAATTATTTCGAGCACGCTTGCGGCAAGTATGCTGCGCGTCATATCAACGATCCCTTCACCGAGATCACACAGATGCTGGACCACAAGGTGAACCAGAAGCTGGTCCAACTAATGGCCGATCTCCACCAGGGCTCCCAGGCGCCAGGCTTCGACGCGTCGAGCGTGGAGGCCAAGGTCCTGCGCTTCTACCTCAACTGCCGCGATGCCCCACGAAGCACACGCGGGGCAGAAAAGTACCTGAGACGGGCACCTCCGGACGAGGGACTCACATGGCCGCAGTTCAGCCACCGTGGGACACCCTGGCCCGAGGATCAGTTCAAGTGGTTGAAGACCCTTGGTTATCTCCACCGCTACGGCCTCAGCAATGTTTTTGTGGACATGACGGTGGCCCCGAATTTCGAGAACAGCAGTGAGTTCGTATTGACCCTGGGTATGCCCAGTTTCAAGGGAGAAGCGCATCACTTGCCCAGTTTCGTTAACACACTTGCAACGCTTCGGGCCATGGGAGTGCCTTCGGATAGTGTAAAACCCCTCGCGCGGAAGATAAGAAGTTTGGAAAGAACTGTACTGGTCTTAACTGAGTCTCAGAACGACGATGATAGCGAATTCCTGAGTGTGGATCAGTTGCGACGCGTAACACGCCAGGATTGGCAGGGGTTCGTAGAGCTAGTAGTTGGTCACAGTATCACCCCTGACTTCCGCGTGCAAGTGGAGAACTTACCCTACTTGAACGCCCTGAGGCGCCTGATGAACTCCACAGACGCCCAGACGGTGGTTCACTATATCATGACCAGATTCGTGCTCTACCTCCTGGAGGACTCCATGAACAGCAGTGAGCCCATCGAGTGCATAAAGGATGTGCGCCGTAGCATGGGTCTGGCCTCAAACCTCATCTACAAGGAGCGTTTCTTGGACCCCCCCGGTACTCTGCCGCAGTACACCCAGCAAGTAATGGAGGTCTTCGAGCAATTGCGTCGCCAGTTCCTGCTACAGATCGATGAAAACCGCCTTGGGCTGACCGGCGAGCAGAACAGGGTGATAGCCATGAAGGCTCGGAATATCGTCGTAAACATTGGCAACATGCCCAGGGGCCTTGACCTTCGTAGCTTTGTTAGCAGGCACTATGCGGACCTGGTGTTTCCGTCGGCAGGCTTAGACTACAGTCGGGAGCATCTCAAACTACTGGAGTTTCGCACCAGAAAGAAAATGGAACAACTTAACCATCCATCGCCAAGTGCCGATGAATACTTCTATTTAGCGGATCCGGATACGGCCATGAGCTCTAGCCCATACTATTTAGTGAACCAAAATACCATTATCGTGCCACACGGATCTCTGCAGGAGCCGTTCTTTGTACCGGACAGCCATGGGGTGTTCAAGTACAGCCTGCTGGGGTTCGTTCTCGCTCATGAGCTGATCCATTCCGTGGACACCACCGGACTCCTATTCGACAGCCACGGAAACCTTCACGACGTTGGCCCAGACATATTGAACTCGCCGCGGTTCGAGGCAGGTCTGCAGTGCATGAAGCGTACCAAGACGCCGTACCTTGACGAGCGTATTGCGGATATTGCCGGGCTAGATCTCGCCTACTCCGCCTACTTCCAGAACACCAACCACAGAAACTATTCAGACTTTACCGACATTCCCCCGCAGCAGATCTTCTTTCTCAACCTGGCTCAGTTCTTCTGCGGAGACGGCGACCCAAGTAACTTCGTTGATCACGACAACGACCAGATGCGCTTGCAGCAAATGCTGAACGGGTTCGCCCCGTTCCATAGGGCTTTTGGATGTCAAGGCAGATTTCAGTCCGAAAAGTGTCAGCTGTGGTAA